One Cystobacter fuscus DSM 2262 genomic window carries:
- a CDS encoding flagellar biosynthesis protein FlhA, whose amino-acid sequence MNRLMKILLRARSSSDVVLAVAMVAVLGALIIPLPPWLLDLGLALNLVAAVSLLVAALQARDALKVTSFPTLLLFTTLFRLALNVSSTRLALADGHAGEIIQAFGEFVVRGDYVVGAVIFAILTLVQFLVVAKGAERVAEVSARFTLDAMPGKQMSIDADLRAGAIDQTRARRRRRDLERESQMFGAMDGAMKFVKGDVIAGLVIVLVNLLGGSCIGVLQNGMTVAEAASTYALIAIGDGLVSQIPSLCIAVAAGLVVTRVASEKEEDSLGSDIGAQIFGEARALWVVVALCGALAVMPGMPHLTFLCLGAALGGLAYVLPRLRSLSGEEPGAPGEASAGDDAKGAPGAPPQSAAAPVGVAPLTVDLAPDLTGLAQEQGGAFVHQVLNRIRDELFLELGVRVPGMRVRTGAAYLPPGTYRILVDEVPAGMGQVVPEMLYALAQPEELTFLEVTAEPVVEPFTGRPISRVPADSRARLELAQVPLRSAGELIAEHLRGVIRARAAGFLGVQEVRGLLDGLEAQAPTLVKEALQKVPLPLLTEVLRKLVDEQVSIRDLRAILEALVAPTTEGDAAALAERCRQALSRYLSHKFAPSGPLFAYLVDPEIEETLRSAGARGPAPAPERIAEILEGVKRIAAGGQTVLLTAPDVRRTLRKLCEGAFPDVAVLTYGELELQLQVRPLGRLAPVAPGP is encoded by the coding sequence ATGAACCGATTGATGAAGATTCTCCTGCGGGCACGCAGTTCCTCGGACGTGGTGCTCGCCGTGGCGATGGTCGCGGTGCTGGGCGCGCTCATCATCCCCTTGCCGCCCTGGCTGTTGGACCTGGGGCTGGCCCTCAATCTGGTGGCGGCGGTGTCGCTGCTGGTGGCGGCGCTCCAGGCCCGGGATGCGTTGAAGGTGACGTCCTTTCCGACGCTGCTCCTGTTCACCACGCTCTTCCGGCTCGCGCTCAACGTGTCGTCCACGCGCCTGGCCCTGGCGGACGGCCACGCGGGGGAGATCATCCAGGCGTTCGGCGAGTTCGTCGTCCGGGGCGATTACGTCGTCGGCGCGGTCATCTTCGCCATCCTCACGTTGGTGCAGTTCCTCGTGGTGGCCAAGGGCGCCGAGCGCGTGGCCGAGGTCTCCGCGCGCTTCACCCTGGATGCGATGCCGGGCAAGCAGATGTCCATCGACGCGGACCTGCGCGCGGGTGCCATCGATCAAACGCGGGCCCGTCGCCGGCGGCGCGACCTGGAGCGCGAGTCGCAGATGTTCGGAGCCATGGATGGTGCGATGAAGTTCGTGAAGGGAGACGTCATCGCCGGCCTGGTCATCGTCCTGGTCAACCTCCTGGGGGGCAGCTGCATTGGCGTGCTGCAGAACGGAATGACGGTGGCGGAAGCGGCCTCCACCTATGCGCTCATCGCCATCGGGGACGGGCTGGTGTCACAGATTCCCTCCCTCTGCATCGCGGTGGCGGCGGGGCTCGTCGTCACGCGCGTGGCGTCGGAGAAGGAGGAGGATTCGCTCGGCTCGGACATCGGCGCGCAGATCTTCGGTGAGGCCCGGGCGCTCTGGGTGGTGGTCGCGCTCTGCGGGGCACTCGCCGTGATGCCCGGAATGCCGCATCTGACCTTCCTCTGCCTGGGGGCCGCGCTCGGCGGGCTCGCGTATGTCCTTCCTCGCCTGCGCTCCCTGTCAGGGGAAGAGCCCGGTGCCCCGGGCGAGGCGTCCGCCGGAGACGATGCGAAGGGGGCGCCTGGTGCTCCTCCGCAAAGCGCGGCTGCACCGGTGGGCGTGGCGCCCTTGACGGTGGATCTCGCGCCGGACCTCACCGGGTTGGCGCAGGAGCAGGGGGGCGCGTTCGTGCATCAGGTGCTCAACCGGATCCGGGACGAACTCTTCCTCGAGCTGGGAGTGCGCGTGCCCGGTATGCGGGTGCGCACCGGGGCGGCCTATCTGCCGCCGGGGACGTACCGCATCCTCGTCGACGAGGTGCCCGCGGGGATGGGGCAGGTCGTGCCGGAGATGCTCTACGCGTTGGCTCAACCGGAGGAGCTGACCTTCCTGGAGGTGACGGCCGAGCCGGTGGTGGAGCCGTTCACGGGCAGGCCCATCAGCCGCGTGCCGGCGGACAGCCGCGCGCGTCTGGAGCTGGCGCAGGTTCCGCTGCGAAGCGCGGGAGAGCTCATCGCCGAGCACCTGCGCGGCGTCATCCGCGCGCGCGCGGCAGGCTTCCTGGGGGTGCAGGAGGTGCGCGGCCTGCTGGATGGACTGGAGGCCCAGGCGCCCACCCTGGTGAAGGAAGCGCTCCAGAAGGTGCCCCTGCCGTTGCTCACCGAGGTCCTGCGCAAGCTCGTGGACGAGCAGGTGAGCATCCGCGACCTGCGCGCCATCCTGGAGGCGTTGGTGGCGCCCACCACCGAGGGGGATGCCGCGGCCCTGGCCGAGCGCTGCCGTCAGGCGCTGTCACGCTACTTGAGCCACAAGTTCGCGCCCTCGGGACCGCTCTTCGCCTACCTGGTGGATCCGGAGATCGAGGAGACGCTGCGCTCCGCCGGGGCACGGGGACCGGCGCCCGCTCCCGAGCGGATCGCGGAAATCCTGGAGGGGGTGAAGCGCATCGCCGCGGGCGGGCAGACCGTGTTGCTCACGGCACCGGACGTCCGGCGCACCCTGCGCAAGCTGTGCGAGGGCGCCTTCCCCGATGTCGCGGTCCTCACCTACGGCGAACTGGAGCTGCAACTGCAGGTTCGTCCCCTGGGACGGCTGGCCCCGGTCGCGCCGGGGCCCTGA
- a CDS encoding FliM/FliN family flagellar motor switch protein: protein MRSPPGIHTQSTTLKPMGLRRLGTRRLSRAHVTLQERPQAVRFARQEMRGVCEALGRELGCPVQMEARVLEAVVMPATGLAHTAAFALVDLSATGGTAVLELEPPVLFAVLERLSGGATKRTPLMGLTRLEEASFAFVGLSVLSALRGQGELQGRFSPRLTGVTVNRGEALARLDARQRHLGVELTVTVGQTTAGGRLVVPARSLECALNDLPVERDGSIAPEVLAARLVAHCRVGCSSLSREALATLGVGDVILFAGLRWSGTSLRGPGRLLLRGLECGGDFAPEGFTLNRVHGRGLLQESDMVTAVHERSEGLPPLPVDVEIELTRMTMSLSELAALKPGVLLPLRVSASEPVLLRVGDRAVARAELVDIEGEVGARILCLLP, encoded by the coding sequence ATGAGAAGCCCCCCTGGAATCCATACCCAATCCACGACCTTGAAGCCGATGGGGCTGCGTCGGCTCGGCACCCGTCGTCTGTCTCGTGCTCACGTGACGCTCCAGGAGCGTCCCCAGGCCGTGCGGTTCGCGCGGCAGGAGATGCGGGGAGTCTGTGAAGCGCTGGGCCGGGAGCTGGGCTGCCCGGTTCAGATGGAGGCACGGGTGCTGGAGGCGGTGGTGATGCCGGCGACGGGGCTGGCGCACACGGCGGCCTTCGCGCTGGTGGACCTGTCGGCGACGGGAGGGACGGCGGTGTTGGAGCTGGAGCCGCCCGTGCTCTTCGCCGTCCTGGAGCGCCTGTCGGGGGGGGCGACGAAGCGGACTCCTCTCATGGGGCTGACGCGCCTGGAGGAAGCTTCCTTCGCCTTCGTGGGCCTGTCGGTGTTGTCCGCGCTGCGGGGCCAGGGGGAGTTGCAGGGGCGCTTCAGTCCGCGTCTCACCGGGGTGACGGTGAATCGCGGGGAGGCGCTGGCGCGCTTGGATGCCCGGCAGCGCCACCTGGGGGTGGAACTGACCGTGACGGTGGGGCAGACGACCGCGGGGGGGCGGTTGGTGGTTCCGGCGAGGAGCCTCGAGTGCGCGCTGAACGACTTGCCGGTGGAGCGTGACGGCTCGATCGCGCCCGAGGTGCTGGCGGCGCGGCTGGTCGCTCATTGCCGGGTGGGGTGTTCCTCCCTGTCGCGCGAGGCGTTGGCCACGTTGGGAGTGGGGGACGTCATCCTGTTCGCGGGGCTGCGCTGGTCGGGCACGAGCCTGCGGGGTCCCGGGCGGCTGCTGTTGCGTGGCTTGGAATGTGGGGGGGACTTCGCCCCCGAGGGTTTCACGTTGAACCGCGTCCACGGACGCGGACTTCTCCAGGAGTCGGACATGGTGACCGCGGTGCATGAGCGGAGCGAGGGCCTTCCCCCGCTGCCGGTGGATGTGGAGATCGAGCTGACGCGGATGACGATGTCGCTCTCGGAGCTCGCGGCCTTGAAGCCGGGGGTGTTGCTGCCGTTGCGCGTCAGCGCCAGTGAGCCCGTGCTGCTGCGCGTGGGGGACCGGGCGGTGGCTCGGGCGGAGCTGGTGGACATCGAGGGCGAGGTTGGCGCCCGCATTCTCTGCCTGCTGCCGTGA
- the sctR gene encoding type III secretion system export apparatus subunit SctR, whose translation MRSAWLVGGLLMPGLASAAEPSLSRMSFAGTPLSMMGMLAVMSLLPFAVLMLTSFSKIAVVLSLARSAMGTQQAPPTLVLTGLAAVLSGHIMAPVMERMYDAGQAVYEDMGSGARILEGAGTVTEPLRAFLLKHGSPEERARLVDLARELRPPEEAERVHEESLFVVIPAFVLTELKEAFQIGFLVFLPFLVLDMVVANVLLALGMQSLSPSQVSLPFKILLFVAVDGWSLLARGLILGYR comes from the coding sequence ATGAGGAGCGCGTGGCTGGTGGGGGGGCTGCTCATGCCCGGACTTGCCTCGGCGGCGGAGCCCTCCCTGTCGCGGATGTCCTTCGCGGGCACACCGCTGTCGATGATGGGGATGTTGGCGGTGATGTCCCTGCTGCCCTTCGCGGTGTTGATGCTGACGAGTTTCTCGAAGATCGCCGTGGTGTTGTCCCTGGCTCGCTCGGCCATGGGGACGCAGCAAGCTCCGCCGACCCTCGTGCTCACGGGGCTCGCCGCGGTGTTGTCGGGGCACATCATGGCGCCCGTCATGGAGCGCATGTACGACGCGGGGCAGGCCGTCTACGAGGACATGGGCTCTGGCGCGCGGATCCTCGAGGGCGCGGGGACGGTGACCGAGCCGCTGCGTGCCTTCCTGCTCAAGCACGGCAGTCCGGAGGAGCGCGCTCGGCTCGTGGACCTGGCACGTGAGCTGCGCCCGCCCGAGGAGGCGGAGCGGGTCCACGAAGAGAGCCTCTTCGTGGTCATTCCCGCCTTCGTCCTCACCGAACTGAAGGAGGCATTTCAAATCGGCTTCCTCGTCTTCCTTCCGTTCCTGGTGCTGGACATGGTCGTCGCCAACGTCTTGCTCGCCCTGGGAATGCAGTCCCTGTCGCCGAGCCAGGTGAGCCTGCCCTTCAAGATCCTCCTCTTCGTCGCGGTGGATGGCTGGTCGCTGCTCGCGCGCGGCCTCATCCTCGGCTACCGGTGA
- a CDS encoding response regulator, translating into MVANPQNPFHILLVEDEPVIRELVRSMLSDGAVEVVCASNGVEGLKLAKGRPFQLILMDVVLPQLDGISVCRMLKSDPLTSKVPVYMLTAKSKKADMESATLAGADGYIQKPFKGAELMALVERLRQAT; encoded by the coding sequence ATGGTCGCCAATCCGCAGAATCCCTTCCACATCCTCCTGGTCGAGGACGAACCCGTCATCCGGGAACTGGTGCGTTCCATGTTGAGCGATGGGGCCGTGGAGGTGGTCTGTGCCTCCAACGGCGTCGAGGGCCTGAAGCTGGCCAAGGGCCGGCCCTTCCAGCTCATCCTGATGGACGTGGTGCTGCCCCAGCTCGATGGCATCTCGGTGTGCCGGATGCTCAAGAGTGATCCGCTGACCTCGAAGGTGCCGGTGTACATGCTCACGGCCAAGTCCAAGAAGGCGGACATGGAGAGCGCCACGCTGGCGGGGGCGGACGGCTACATCCAGAAGCCCTTCAAGGGCGCGGAGTTGATGGCGCTGGTGGAGCGGCTGCGTCAGGCGACCTGA
- a CDS encoding PilZ domain-containing protein, with amino-acid sequence MMPPTDPTRSQGRYHPRVEANWMVHVHLGERRVLVKALDLSMAGLFLHGHPPDDVKRITLTLPLPGVGELTTNCAIVRREAHGVGVEFDELDWDHLLMLARYLHPRLP; translated from the coding sequence ATGATGCCGCCCACCGATCCCACCCGCTCCCAGGGGCGCTACCACCCGCGCGTGGAAGCCAATTGGATGGTCCACGTGCACCTCGGTGAGCGCCGGGTGCTCGTCAAGGCGCTCGATCTGTCCATGGCGGGCCTGTTCCTGCATGGCCACCCTCCGGACGACGTCAAGCGCATCACCCTCACGCTCCCGCTGCCCGGCGTCGGGGAGCTCACCACGAACTGCGCCATCGTCCGTCGCGAGGCGCACGGCGTGGGGGTCGAGTTCGACGAGCTGGACTGGGACCACCTGCTGATGCTGGCGCGCTACCTCCACCCGCGCCTGCCCTGA
- a CDS encoding EscU/YscU/HrcU family type III secretion system export apparatus switch protein, producing MSGKTEQPSAKRLREARRQGRIPRSRLLSSSVVTLGGFWALCVVAPPGFSRLKAWTARLMLHQESAGALEEAGLLLLLLVGPPLGSAWLASLAVSVATVGLEMNADHVVPKWERVNPLAGLKKLLSVRPLIELGKALLVAVGVGWLVWREAVEAGPDVLRSVWLTGTLGLEHGVKRLAPLVLRLAWVLVVLGVGDYVLARRRHLKDLMMTREEVKREHKESEGDPHHKSQRRALHRQWAAGGPARGVGKASVVVVNPTHLAVALRYAPEECEAPYLVGKGREADALELRREAERLGVPVVRDVPLARSLVHYDVGEEIPEELYQAAAAVLRVAGEP from the coding sequence GTGAGCGGGAAGACCGAGCAACCCTCGGCGAAGCGTCTGCGCGAGGCGCGCCGACAGGGGCGGATTCCGCGCAGCCGCCTGCTGTCCTCCAGCGTGGTGACCCTGGGGGGCTTCTGGGCCCTGTGCGTCGTGGCCCCCCCGGGCTTCTCCCGGCTGAAGGCGTGGACGGCCCGGTTGATGCTGCACCAGGAGTCCGCGGGTGCACTCGAGGAGGCGGGACTCCTGCTGTTGCTCCTGGTGGGCCCCCCGCTCGGGAGTGCCTGGCTGGCCTCCCTCGCGGTGTCCGTGGCCACGGTGGGGCTCGAGATGAACGCGGACCACGTGGTGCCGAAATGGGAGCGCGTCAATCCCCTGGCCGGCTTGAAGAAACTCCTCAGCGTGAGGCCGCTCATCGAGCTGGGCAAGGCACTGCTCGTGGCGGTGGGAGTGGGGTGGCTGGTGTGGCGCGAGGCCGTGGAGGCGGGGCCGGACGTGCTGCGCTCCGTCTGGCTGACGGGCACGTTGGGCCTGGAGCACGGCGTGAAGCGGTTGGCTCCTCTCGTGCTGCGGCTCGCCTGGGTGCTCGTGGTCCTGGGCGTGGGGGACTACGTGCTCGCGCGCCGCAGGCACCTGAAGGATTTGATGATGACGCGCGAGGAGGTGAAGCGCGAGCACAAGGAGAGCGAGGGAGATCCCCATCACAAGAGTCAGCGACGGGCGCTCCATCGACAATGGGCGGCGGGGGGGCCCGCGCGAGGGGTGGGCAAGGCGAGTGTCGTGGTCGTCAACCCCACGCACCTCGCGGTCGCGCTTCGCTATGCGCCGGAGGAGTGCGAGGCGCCCTACCTCGTTGGCAAGGGGCGCGAGGCGGACGCGCTCGAGTTGAGGCGTGAGGCCGAGCGGCTCGGCGTTCCCGTGGTGCGGGACGTGCCGCTGGCGCGCAGCCTCGTGCACTACGACGTCGGGGAGGAGATCCCCGAGGAATTGTACCAGGCCGCCGCGGCGGTGCTCCGGGTGGCGGGGGAGCCGTAG
- a CDS encoding flagellar biosynthetic protein FliQ, translating into MTQDVLLSLGREALLLMVLASLPPIGASLVVGFLMSLFQATTQLQESTLTVVPKLCAAVLALVVAGPWIASQLTLFTHQVLSFIAEVGG; encoded by the coding sequence ATGACCCAGGACGTGTTGCTTTCCCTGGGCCGGGAGGCCCTCCTGTTGATGGTGCTCGCGTCGCTGCCACCCATTGGCGCGAGCCTGGTGGTGGGCTTCCTGATGAGCCTCTTCCAGGCCACCACGCAGTTGCAGGAGAGCACGCTCACGGTGGTGCCCAAGCTGTGCGCGGCGGTCCTGGCCCTGGTGGTGGCCGGGCCGTGGATCGCCAGCCAGCTCACGCTCTTCACGCATCAGGTCCTGAGCTTCATCGCGGAGGTGGGCGGATGA
- a CDS encoding flagellar biosynthetic protein FliO produces MKTWWTCVSPRIRLLLALGLVLGLAGVAQWREASVTSLARALLGGLALAVLGGWLMYRGRAGAGFPRTEPLRVVSRTGLSQRCGLALVEVEGSRYFVVFGDSFAEIRPARAPVRVKSRSRRRAVAGAPVEEPLS; encoded by the coding sequence ATGAAGACCTGGTGGACCTGCGTGTCGCCGCGCATTCGGCTGCTCCTGGCGCTCGGGCTCGTGCTGGGCCTGGCGGGAGTGGCGCAGTGGAGAGAGGCGTCCGTGACCTCACTGGCTCGGGCGTTGTTGGGCGGCCTGGCCCTGGCGGTCCTGGGCGGGTGGCTGATGTACCGGGGGCGTGCTGGGGCCGGGTTCCCGCGCACCGAGCCGCTGCGGGTGGTGTCCCGGACGGGCTTGTCGCAGCGCTGTGGGCTGGCGTTGGTGGAGGTGGAGGGGAGCCGCTACTTCGTGGTGTTCGGTGATTCCTTCGCGGAGATCCGCCCGGCGCGTGCACCCGTGCGCGTGAAGTCCCGGTCGCGCCGACGCGCGGTGGCGGGCGCGCCGGTCGAGGAGCCTCTGTCATGA
- a CDS encoding YihY/virulence factor BrkB family protein: protein MRTLPSLFLQRLRTRALQWARRTWAPLERTRAGRFAADTALAVRSLARGFQGENIRLRAAALTYISVFSLVPLLTVVLALLGAYHQQAFQHRLREFISAVLAPGVREESATFLEGFLEPGNTTAIGSAGFLGLLFSSGSLLHNIDVSLNEIWGVKNHRPWYVRGLIYAGLLLLGPLMLALSFAGTRGVRSLLEGTHTPLFLDLFELLFGALSPLTAIAGLTLLYVVTPNTHVRWRSALAGGLVAGVAWSVARHLYTGIAAYSFRHNPLYASLGALPMFLAWLYVDWLILLGGARLSYAVEHATFRDSLWAFGAHPRARELVAAQLAQETTLVWFDGTPPPLPRELALRLRVAESLVDEVAEDLERAGLLARHRRGGLLPARHPSELTLADLTLAVHGVYSPVAPGDWSHPPAPGFEPLSAFFHEADSLGLEVLRRTRWLDLAILVRPGLAQLHLTPASPPAAAQEAGSGNP, encoded by the coding sequence ATGAGGACCCTCCCCTCGCTCTTCCTCCAGCGACTGCGCACCCGCGCGCTCCAGTGGGCCCGGCGCACCTGGGCGCCCCTGGAGCGAACCCGGGCGGGCCGCTTCGCCGCGGACACCGCGCTCGCGGTGCGCAGTCTGGCCCGCGGTTTCCAGGGGGAAAACATCCGCCTGCGGGCCGCGGCGCTCACCTACATCAGTGTCTTCTCGCTGGTTCCGCTGTTGACGGTGGTGCTCGCCTTGCTGGGGGCCTACCACCAACAAGCCTTCCAGCACCGCCTCCGGGAGTTCATCTCCGCCGTGCTGGCGCCCGGGGTGCGTGAGGAGTCGGCCACCTTCCTCGAGGGGTTTCTCGAGCCGGGCAATACGACGGCCATTGGAAGCGCGGGCTTTCTCGGCCTGCTCTTCTCGTCGGGCTCGCTGCTGCACAACATCGACGTGTCGCTGAACGAAATCTGGGGGGTGAAGAACCACCGCCCCTGGTACGTGCGCGGCCTCATCTACGCGGGCCTGCTGCTGCTGGGGCCGTTGATGCTGGCGCTCTCGTTCGCGGGAACGCGCGGCGTGCGCTCGCTGCTGGAGGGCACCCACACCCCGCTCTTCCTGGATCTCTTCGAGCTGCTGTTCGGCGCCCTGTCCCCCCTCACCGCGATCGCGGGGCTCACCCTGCTCTACGTCGTGACGCCCAACACCCATGTGCGGTGGCGCTCGGCGCTCGCGGGGGGGCTCGTCGCGGGAGTGGCCTGGAGCGTGGCGCGGCACCTGTACACGGGCATCGCCGCGTACAGCTTCCGCCACAACCCGCTCTACGCCTCCCTGGGCGCGCTGCCCATGTTCCTGGCGTGGCTGTACGTGGACTGGCTCATCCTCCTCGGAGGCGCCCGGCTGTCCTACGCGGTGGAGCACGCCACCTTCCGTGACTCGTTGTGGGCCTTCGGCGCGCACCCCCGAGCGAGGGAGCTGGTGGCCGCCCAGCTCGCCCAGGAGACCACCCTCGTCTGGTTCGACGGCACCCCGCCGCCCCTCCCCCGGGAGCTGGCCCTGCGCCTGCGCGTCGCCGAGTCGCTCGTCGACGAGGTGGCCGAGGACCTGGAGCGTGCGGGCCTGCTCGCGCGCCATCGCCGGGGAGGGCTGCTTCCCGCCCGCCACCCCAGCGAGTTGACCCTGGCCGACCTGACCCTCGCGGTCCACGGCGTCTACAGTCCCGTCGCCCCTGGCGACTGGAGCCATCCCCCCGCTCCCGGCTTCGAGCCTCTGTCGGCCTTCTTCCACGAGGCGGATTCCCTGGGGCTCGAGGTCCTGCGCCGCACCCGGTGGCTGGACCTGGCCATCCTGGTGCGCCCGGGGCTGGCGCAGCTGCACCTGACGCCCGCCTCCCCGCCCGCCGCCGCCCAGGAGGCGGGCAGCGGAAATCCGTAA
- a CDS encoding HU family DNA-binding protein → MLKSDLINVLVNKKQMTQKQAEATVETIFESMKDALCRGENIEIRGLGAFHVKNYQGYQGRNPKTGQIIPVKPKRGLLFRTGKELRDRVNRPPPQTPQSDVSFDPKRGSGGSY, encoded by the coding sequence ATGCTCAAGTCCGATCTGATCAACGTCCTCGTCAACAAGAAGCAGATGACGCAGAAGCAAGCCGAGGCCACGGTCGAGACGATTTTCGAGTCCATGAAGGACGCCCTCTGCCGCGGCGAGAACATCGAGATCCGCGGCCTGGGCGCCTTCCACGTGAAGAACTACCAGGGCTATCAAGGCCGCAACCCCAAGACGGGACAGATCATCCCCGTGAAGCCCAAGCGCGGCCTGTTGTTCCGCACGGGCAAGGAGCTGCGCGACCGGGTCAACCGGCCTCCGCCCCAGACGCCCCAGTCCGACGTCTCCTTCGATCCCAAGCGAGGCAGTGGCGGCAGCTACTAG
- a CDS encoding EscT/YscT/HrcT family type III secretion system export apparatus protein has translation MRWELLGGWFESWGPDVVAVALCAARLLPVAFLCPLLGGQAAPTTVKLALVLSLALFLHQEAGVSLSTPVTSPVHLAALTLKELTYGVSLGLVAALPFDAARMGGRFIDLFRGTSAEASLPVTGSRESATGDALHPLLVGMVISGGLMPVVLSGLVRGFGWVPLGAYVPGEGAVLRVVGLAGGAMATGLAIGAPVAAAVMAVDCLVGLVSRAAPQVNLQDMGAPLRILAGGALLWLGVGLFCERLLAGFLEVEDALFQLAEVAR, from the coding sequence ATGAGGTGGGAACTGCTTGGGGGATGGTTCGAGTCCTGGGGGCCAGACGTGGTGGCGGTGGCGTTGTGCGCCGCGCGACTGTTGCCGGTGGCCTTCCTCTGTCCTTTGCTGGGAGGACAGGCGGCGCCGACGACGGTGAAGCTCGCGCTGGTCCTGAGCCTCGCCCTCTTCCTGCATCAGGAGGCGGGGGTGTCTCTGTCCACGCCCGTGACGTCACCCGTGCACCTGGCCGCGCTGACGCTGAAGGAGCTCACCTATGGGGTGTCGCTGGGACTGGTCGCGGCGCTGCCCTTCGACGCGGCGCGGATGGGGGGCCGTTTCATCGACCTGTTCCGAGGCACCTCCGCGGAGGCGAGCCTGCCTGTCACGGGGTCTCGCGAATCGGCCACGGGAGACGCGCTCCACCCGCTGCTCGTGGGGATGGTGATCTCGGGAGGGCTCATGCCCGTGGTCCTGTCGGGGCTGGTGCGGGGATTCGGCTGGGTTCCCTTGGGAGCGTATGTGCCTGGGGAGGGGGCGGTGCTGCGTGTCGTGGGGCTCGCGGGAGGAGCCATGGCCACGGGATTGGCGATCGGGGCACCAGTGGCCGCGGCGGTGATGGCGGTGGACTGCCTGGTGGGACTCGTGTCGCGCGCCGCGCCCCAGGTGAATCTCCAGGACATGGGGGCGCCCCTGCGCATCCTCGCGGGAGGCGCCCTGCTGTGGCTGGGCGTGGGGCTGTTCTGTGAGCGGCTGCTCGCGGGCTTCCTCGAAGTGGAGGACGCCTTGTTCCAACTGGCGGAGGTGGCGCGGTGA